TATCTATATTGTTAGCTAACCCTTCCCCAGGAGTGTCATGACTCTGTGTTTCAACTAAGGTTCTTGACTCATTGTTGACAAGAAACTCTTGTAATAATCCTTCCAGTTGTTGCAGTTCGGACGCAACCATGTTAGCTACTGGATTACCTCGAGAGTACATTTCATCAAAGAGAGCGTAGGCACGTTGTGTCCATGGAGTATGATCTGGTAACAACGACGAGTCTATCGCAGCCGCCATGAGTAGTGCTATAGTTGCGGTGAAAGTTGCGTCATGATCGAAGCGCAGAAATGTTTCTTCTTGGGTGTTAGTTTGAGCCTTTCTGGTCAAGAAAGCAACATACCTAATAGTCCCTGGTCAGATAGGCTCGACAGAATTCTGAGAATCTGCTGAGCAGACTCGGTACATATCTGGACAAGACCCATCACACTCTCGGATTGTAGCCAGTGCATCAAAGCAACCTCTAAATGACCTAGCctggaaagaagaaaggtATATAGTAATGGCCTTGTGGTGAGAATAATGCACTTGATATGTCAGAATCGACTCCATTGAACATGAGTATAAAGAAAGAGCTTACTTGGTGCTGTAGAAGATGAAGGTGAGCTGAAATTCGTGAGATGCCAGCCATTCCTTCACTCGATTGAATCTCGAACGATTTGTTCAACCGTTCAGTGACGACAGCAATACTCTTGAGCACTGATTGAGTGGCTTCTAAATACCGACTGTCAAGTTTTCCTTCGAGGCCATACACAGCTAGACATACATTGTTAGCacgtcttcctctttcagCGAAGCACACATACTCTGGTCTATCTGGGCAAGCACTCTGCAGAAGTCGACATGTATCTTGAGAGCCTCTAGCTTTTCTGGTTGTCCTGGAAAGGCAGGAAAGCGCGCGCTTATAACATCGTCAGATATACTCAATGGGAGACCCATTAAAGAGCCCATTTGTCGTTCAAGAATGTAAATAGTCCAAAACATGTGGCGGCATTTATCTACATAAGATTTGTCAAGAGCACTAGACTGCATCTCGGTGTGTATCCCGTGCTCTAAACCATGACGAAGAGCATTGCAGACCTAGTTCTGTCAGTGGCCATGGTATCTCCGTGCACTTGGGCTGATCTTACCAGACGATGGGCCTGTTGAATATGATCAACTGAATGCAGGTAGATCGCAGCACAGCAGAGGACCTGCATCTCATCTATGATATCGCACTCAAAGAAGCTAAAATCTGGCATGAGCTTCATTGCCTGTATGAACAAATCGCCGCCAGGAGGACGTCTGGATTTGGTAGACTGAACCACAAACGCTTTTCCAAGTGCCACAACAATAAGATAATGAACAAACCAGAGAGGTTCGGCTCGCGAGTACTCTGCAGGACTATCATGGAAGCGGCGGAATCGTTCCATAAAGGTGTCCTCGTCGAACAGAGTATATAGCCATCCGCAGTGGAATTTGACTGAATTGATGAGATAGAGAGCAAAATCCTTGGTCGGTAACGCCGTCATGTCAAGGGCGTCTCCAGGTGTCGTTCTCCTTGTGCCATCCCATTTGAAGTCGAACAACTTCCCCTCAAGCCCTGCGAAATGAAGGTTGTGAGTAGGTAATGCTGTCCCCTTGATACGCTCGTGAGTCATGGTCAAGACTCTTCTGTTGAAGGACCAGTTTGAGGATGTCCCCATGAACAGAAGATGGCTTTTGAGACCTGGGACAAAGTCGTAGGTATGGAAGGCCAGAGGATTAATCAGAGGAGCCTGTCCTTGGCCATTGGATTGAAGACTTTGTGTATGGGCTGTTGTATAAGGTGATATTGAACTTGGAACCTTAACAAGATCTGGGATGTCGTTAATTGCACGAGATACATGTATTGCCTCGCCTTATTTACTCTTAGTATAGGAACACGCATTATAAAAGGATCACGTGTACTCACCTAACTCCGGGCTTCTCGATAGACCAGCTACATCCTGCTGGTTTGATTTTCTCTCCAACAACGCGAGCCTTTCTTGAAGATTGTTGATATACCTAAATGACTTGAGCTACTCGTCCTGAACTGTACTTTTTGTCAAACTTACCCTCTTGAAACAACTACTTTACGAGATTCGTCGTCAAAACGACACGGCAATCCTCTCTTATCGCATTGTTGGCAGGGCTGAGAGCCAGAACATTTGATCTTTTGATCGCGACATCTTACACAACTGATCAGTCCTCGTTAGTGATGCTCGACTTGAGTACCATCCAGTAATAACATACGCTTTAGGAGTACGCTTTCTAGCATTGTTTGGACGCGTAGAGCAAGAACGCGTAGACATTGACATCAGTTCGAGAGATACGCTACAGTCAAGTTGAATACCATTAAATGATAGTAAGTTGTGTATCTTGTTGtgaataagtagtctaacaCGCCAGCATCCCTGTGTCTTCCCAGTCCCAAGGCGTGTCTAGTGAGCAAGTGTCCGCGTAAAGAGCGGGGTAGATTAGGGAAAGATAGGGATCCGAAGCCGAAGACAAAGAGTAGAAGGGCTCTAGAAGGTGTGGGTATTGTTCTTGACTTTAGTTGATGGCGGAGTTTTGCATGTTTGATCGTCTACTCCGCCCGATTGCGTTAGAAGTCTCGAGTTCGAAGCACCGTCAAAAGTCCGTTTATTGCCAATAATAACACAACCTTCTTGATACGAAATCAAAACTGATAATTCCAATAGAGATAGGCCTTGGCCTTTCAGCTCGATTAATGCAAGCCACATGATGCAGCGCTGCAAAGAGGCATCTGCAAGCCCCTCTCCTATGTTGTAGAAACAAGCCATTTGGGATTCAGGTGCATTCAGACTGTACCAGTCGCAGAACCCATCGTATTGGGTTCCTGGCCTCACCTAACAAGCCACTCAGCAAGAACGAATGCTGAACAGCTCGAAACAAATACTTCACAAGTACTAGTGCTCTTATCCCCGATTGTTCCGAGTTTGTGAATGCAACTAGTTGTGGATGGCCCAAGACTCTGGACTAGTGCGGCTGAAGCTTATGACTCTTGGTGGCTTGCAGTAAGCTGGCTGAGTCTGGATGGAATATTCATGTGTGACAAACACGACCATTTTCCCGAATGAGAGTCTTTTCGCTATTTGTGGTAATTTCTTAGGCCCCAGCTGGTTCTTGTGTTATTGCTTTGACTCGTATAAGAGGAAAGCAATACCCATACTGTTGCGAACTACCTTTCTCATCTGATAAAAGAAGCACCTACACCTCTACATCTTAATTTACCTTGATCAATACAAACACCAATGTTTGGCTTCAACCTCAGCTATCAGTGGCTATACTTTACCCGACCTTCAGGACCTCCATCTCCTGTTCCAGATGGTCTTGAACGTCATTGGGTAGACACACCCCAAGGCCAAATCGAAGTCCTATCCAACCATCCCTCGATCGTCGACAGAACAGATGGCCCTCCCGTAGTATTCTGCCATGGCGGAATGGGCTGTGCATGGGTATGGACCGAGTACATGCAACATCTAGCTGCTCGTGGAGTTCCGTGCTATGCTGTCTCGCTGCGCGGTCATGGAGAGTCATGGCATCCCTCATATTTTCGTATGGTCTTTGCAACACCTCGAAGTGCTTTGGCATCTGATCTAGTTGCTGTGATTGACTGGGTTGAGATTCGTGAAAAGGATGAGGTGATGCTTGTTGGACACTCGAGCGGTGGAGGGTTGAGCCAGGGTATTCTCAGTGATGGCCTGGCTAATGTCAAAGCCCTGGCGTTGCTGGGTGCTGTTCCAGGATTCGGATCGTAAGTCAATACATCATACGGATACTTGGCCTCCATTCGAGACACTAACACCGCTTCACAGAATGGGCGTATACATGAATTGGTGGAAAATGGATCCTTGGTTCACCATTCGAATGATATTCCATCTCTGGCATTCCAACTCACCTCTCTCACACCCAAAGCTCACACAACGCGCCTTCTTTGGCGACAAATACCCTCTCTCAGCCGTTGTCGACTTCCAACGCCATATGAACCGCTACGAGGCCTACTTATGGCCTTTCAGCATGATGTACTCGTTCACATCTGCGTCGACTATTCTGAAGCACATCCGCAACGACGGGACAAGCAATGAAAAGGTTCTCGTCATGGCAGGCACTCAGGATAAGTTGATGACAGAGTCGGTGTCTCGAGAGACAGCTAGTTATTATCGTGAAGCCGGGACTGGGAAACGTGATGGTGTGAAATTGCTCTTTGTTGAAGGTGCAGGACATCACTTGCAGAATGATGTACAGTGGGAAGATGGTGCTGAGAAGTTGTTTAACTTTTACAAAGGTATTGCTTGAGTACCTGTGTGTAGGTGGATATTGTTGATACTCATGACTCCATTGTATATTATTCGTCTGTTTGAATCGACTCGGCGATAAAGTTGTACTGCAAGACCTTCGGTCCAATACCCGTCAACATCTGCCGCTACCAACGACATCGTGGATAATCGGTTCGCGTCCCGGTAGAACCTCCACTAAATTATTCCAACTCCCGGTCCGGTAGCGGCCTGTAAACGTGCCGATGAATCTCGTTAGCTGTATtactgaaagaagaaaaaagagggcCCGAACGGAGAGACAGGGGACTCCGGTGCTAAAGCGAGCTCAACAGGGCGTTCATCAGGCGGTGTCTCTTTTGACTCTTCCCCTGAGGCAATTCATCACTtcaattcatcatcatcaaacaaAAGGAAAACAGTCTCCGAGACTTGTTGGTTATCAAGATTCGATATCGGCACGTCAAAGACCCGAAAAGACTGGCCTTGAATCCCACATTCGGAAGCCTACCGATACTTGCTGTCTTGCAGTAAATCTCGGGCTTCTTCCGTGTCTTTCTGCTCTTTTTGGGTTGCCTCAGGCAGTCATCAGTCCATAACATCCAACCTGGCGACCCTTCAGCGGTTCCAGCGGTTGTCGTTGTCAGTGGGGGTTGGAGCAGGTGCAGCAGCCAGTCGCAGTCGCAGTCGGTCGCTCTTGCTTGGTTCGGCATTCATAATGGAGGGAAGGAAAGTGCCCCGCGTTCCGGAGCTGTCCGCCGAAGGCCCCTCCTCCGCGGGCTTCACGACGTATTCGGCCGCTACGTCGGCCGATAGGATCTCTCTCTTCTCGGGCCATTTGTCGCATCAGTCCTCTTCTTATAACGCAGCTTCCCCTGCTCTTTCGTCATCCACTCAAGCTCGACCTCTATCGACAACCACAGCTAAAATGTCTTCTCAACCTGAACACGCTACTCTGCTCATTCCCGGACCCATTGAGTTCGACGATGATGTCCTCAAGTCTATGGGCCACTACAGGTATGCGAAATATAGCATTCCCGATGAATCAATTGCTAATACCCTTCAGTGAGAGCCATGTCGGCCCTGGCTTCGTCAACACCTTCGGCGAGACCCTCTCCATGACCCGCAAGCTCTTCCAATCGACCGACCCCTCCGCTCAACCTTATATCATTTCCGGTTCCGGTACTTTGGGATGGGATATCGTCTCTGCCAACCTTGTCGAGGCTGGTGAGGATGCCCTTGTTCTTAGCACTGGTTACTTTGGTGATGGCTTCGCCGACTGCCTGCGCGCCTACGGTGCCAACGTCACCAAGATCGACGGTGAGGTTGGTGGCCGACCTCAACTTCCCGAGATCGAGAAGGCACTTTCCGAGAAGAAGTACAAGATCCTTACAGTTACACACGTCGACACATCAACTGGTGTCCTGAGTGAGCTCAAGAACCTCGCCGCTACTGTCAAGCGAGTATCCCCCGAGACTCTTGTTATTGTCGATGGTGTCTGCAGTGTTGCTTGTGAGGAGATCGCTTTCGACGAGTGGGGTCTCGATGGTGTTGTTACTGCTAGCCAAAAGGCCATTGGCGTTCCTGCTGGTCTCTCTATCTCTTTCTTCAGTGGCCGCGCTGTTGCTGCCGCTCTCGAGAACCGCAAGACTCCTATCCCCGCCTACTTCGCTTCTATGAAGAACTGGACTCCCAGTAAGTGGCGTATGCCCTCATACTATGTATTTCTTGCTAACGTTCTGCAGTCATGAAAAACTACGAGGCCAAGAAACCCTCTTACTTCGCTACTCCCTCTCCTCAGCTCGTCCACGCCCTTCACACCAGTCTGGGCCAGATCCTCTCCAAGCCCTTGTCCGAGCGATTCCAGGGCCACATCGAGGTCTCtaacaaggtcaagaaggccaTCACTGACCTCGGTCTCAAGATCGTTGCCACCAAGCCCGAAGACCAGGCTCACGCCATGACCGCTATCTACCTGCCCGAGGGTGTTGGCGCTCCCGATGTTCTGCCCAAGTTGGCTGGCAAGGGTGTTGTCTTTGCTGGCGGTATTCACAAGGCCATTGCCTCCAAGTACATCCGATTCGGTCACATGGGTGTTAGCGCTGTAAGTTTAACTTGTGCCTTCTTGCAAAATTTGGGACTAATTTGTATTTCATAGCTGGATCCTAGCCGAAACCACATGGAGAAGGCCATTAATGCTCTCAAGGAGAGCCTGTTTGAGGCTGGCTACAAGCCTTGAAAATGAGAACAGAAAGAAATAGAAAATTCCGTCAACATAACTACTAACGACCAGTGAAGCTCTGGGTCGGGCTGAAGTTAACACTATATAATGAAAGAAATGGCTAGCCATATTGGTTGGTATTTGGATAGACGATGGAACCAACTATAGAGAGTTGGCTTGTATTGTCTTTTGTTGGTAAAGCGAGCTCAAAAAATATGATACTTCGATAGATACTCTTTGACCCTTGTTTGGTTGTGTTTGGTGAATTATCAGTTCACGCATTTATGTCGGTCTTATTCGAAGTGCCAGAACAGTCTGGAAAACTCTCTTCGTACAGCCTAGACATGATACCGTTCAATAGGAAAATGCCCCTAAGATTATGAATAAGAATGTCAGGCTATCAACCCCTCGGCGCTGTTTTCAGCCGAGAGAAAATGTGATATCTCATATCGTGTCAACTGTCAATGCAGCCAGAGTTAAGGCTATACAGACTAACAGAGATATATATGATAGGATGTATTGATCTCAAGTGAACACTCCCAGTTGAGAATTATTTTGACTAGTCAGTCGTGATTAAGAACAACCCAAACACAATCCCAATATTCGGACAGCCGCATCCGGTAACATTAATCAACGGTGCATAACTGACAGGAGTGACCAACATGCGCCGTTGTGAGAACCACAGCGAATCATGAGATCGATCGGTTACGGCAATTTTACCTATGCGCCGGGAGGCTGGGAATTGATAGAAGTACCACTACAAAAATCCCAGCGTCATGGGTCTGATGAACGGCAGCGTACTGAGTTTTTGAATGGCTTGTTCGCAACGACAGCATCGCCCGTTATGACGGAACAAGTAGAGATACTTGTCACTTTTCTTTATGTGATAGTGACATGACTTTTGACAGGCAGATATCCATTCATCCTTTCTTTTGCCTGCGTTGTGTCGTGTCGTGCCCCGCTGCTGACAAACCTGGGTAAGGTACCTGAGCATCAGATCTGAGAATGGAAGCTCTTAGGTACCTCTAACTAAGGTAACTAGAACTCTGGTTGCTGGTGGTTACAAGTGACGCAGCCTACACTGCGGGGCATTTTCTGGGCATGGAACTCCACTAAAGGTGTCCGTTGTACTGTATTCACAGCGCTGGCTTTCAGGTCCACTTCGTACCTAGGTTCTGAGCCGCCCGCATAGGTCCAGTCCATTCATGGATCTCTTCACGCttcacctcacctcaccGACGTCGTCCACTTTACCTTAGTTTGCTTCGCCAAAGCCGAACTTTGCATTTCTCCTCTTTTTCATTTTTCACTGCTTCCTTTGCGACACATTTTCCTCCCGATCATCATACACCCAACATATCCTTTCCACTGTagagctgagctgagctgagctaCGCTACGCTACTGCTTCCTTGCTATAGTTTATCTGCCTGGGGCTAGCATTTGCTTGTATCTTCTCTCTACATTCCCCCGCCTCGCCTCGCCTCGTCTTCGTTCGCCCACCACAAACTACCTCCAACCACCAACATCTTCAGCCTCTCCCACGTAACG
This Fusarium poae strain DAOMC 252244 chromosome 3, whole genome shotgun sequence DNA region includes the following protein-coding sequences:
- a CDS encoding hypothetical protein (BUSCO:26151at5125); amino-acid sequence: MSSQPEHATLLIPGPIEFDDDVLKSMGHYSESHVGPGFVNTFGETLSMTRKLFQSTDPSAQPYIISGSGTLGWDIVSANLVEAGEDALVLSTGYFGDGFADCLRAYGANVTKIDGEVGGRPQLPEIEKALSEKKYKILTVTHVDTSTGVLSELKNLAATVKRVSPETLVIVDGVCSVACEEIAFDEWGLDGVVTASQKAIGVPAGLSISFFSGRAVAAALENRKTPIPAYFASMKNWTPIMKNYEAKKPSYFATPSPQLVHALHTSLGQILSKPLSERFQGHIEVSNKVKKAITDLGLKIVATKPEDQAHAMTAIYLPEGVGAPDVLPKLAGKGVVFAGGIHKAIASKYIRFGHMGVSALDPSRNHMEKAINALKESLFEAGYKP